A DNA window from Gemmatimonadota bacterium contains the following coding sequences:
- a CDS encoding cupin domain-containing protein — MPVTRLSETTAEEFPWGTLNWLMGQAIDPDAKQTFGMAVIQPGQQNPPHYHPNCEEILYVVSGTCEHTYGDDSYQLKPGDSIRVPAGVIHHAINNGDEPLRAIISFSSGDRQTVFLE, encoded by the coding sequence ATGCCTGTTACGAGACTATCGGAAACCACAGCCGAAGAATTTCCCTGGGGCACCCTCAACTGGCTCATGGGCCAGGCCATTGACCCCGATGCCAAACAGACCTTTGGCATGGCCGTCATTCAACCCGGACAGCAGAATCCACCGCATTACCATCCCAACTGCGAAGAAATCCTCTACGTCGTCTCCGGAACATGCGAACACACGTACGGCGACGACAGCTATCAGCTCAAACCGGGCGATAGCATTCGAGTTCCCGCTGGCGTGATCCACCACGCGATCAACAACGGCGACGAGCCGCTGCGCGCAATCATCTCCTTTTCATCGGGCGACCGTCAAACCGTATTTCTCGAATAG
- the glgB gene encoding 1,4-alpha-glucan branching protein GlgB, whose amino-acid sequence MPPVLSDFDLHLHSEGNHHHIYDCLGAHPTEKGVHFAVWAPNAQRVSVVGDFNAWNGCQHPMQNRGSTGIWELLIPDLTPGTLYKYEIKTQNGDIFTKSDPYAFCMEHRPRTASVVYQPDDALWTDAEWLQTRQQRDPYTDPIAIYEVHLGSWRRNPHENNRPLTYRELAHELVEYVLEMGYTHIELLPIMEHPLDESWGYQITGYYAPTSRFGTPDDFKYLVNHCHIHDIGVILDWVPAHFPTDAHGLAQFDGSALYEHADPRQGTHPDWDTLIFNYGRNEVRNFLIANALFWIEKYHIDGLRVDAVASMLYLDYSRKEREWIPNQYGGRENLDAIAFMHQLNTLIHEKFPGVLMIAEESTSWPGVSRPVYLGGLGFGFKWNMGWMNDTLSYISKEPIHRKYHHDNLTFGLVYAFHENFILVLSHDEVVHGKRALIDKMPGDRWQKFANLRAFYAFQYAHPGKKLLFMGSELGQWQEWNSQESVHWHLLAEPDHADLKRFVRDLNTLYRGEPALYERDFEPEGFEWISLHDASNSVLSFLRRARSHDTPLIFACNFTPVPRENYRIGVPTPGTYRELINSDSERYGGSNMGNLGTVHTEPIASHGHPQSLQITLPPLAAVMFKPE is encoded by the coding sequence ATGCCACCTGTTCTAAGCGACTTTGACCTGCACCTGCACAGCGAAGGCAATCACCATCACATCTACGATTGCCTCGGCGCACACCCCACAGAAAAAGGCGTACATTTTGCCGTGTGGGCGCCCAATGCTCAGCGCGTAAGCGTGGTTGGCGACTTCAACGCCTGGAATGGATGCCAGCACCCCATGCAAAACAGAGGCAGCACGGGTATATGGGAACTACTCATCCCCGACCTGACGCCCGGCACCCTCTACAAATACGAAATCAAAACCCAAAACGGCGATATCTTCACCAAAAGCGACCCCTATGCCTTCTGTATGGAACACCGCCCGCGCACAGCCTCTGTCGTGTACCAGCCCGACGACGCCCTGTGGACCGATGCCGAATGGCTACAAACCCGCCAGCAAAGAGACCCATACACAGACCCAATCGCCATATACGAAGTACACCTCGGATCATGGCGGCGCAACCCGCACGAAAACAACCGACCGCTCACCTATCGCGAACTCGCGCATGAACTCGTCGAATACGTCCTCGAAATGGGCTACACCCACATCGAACTCCTCCCCATCATGGAACACCCCTTAGACGAATCCTGGGGATATCAGATCACGGGCTATTACGCGCCAACCAGCCGTTTTGGCACGCCAGACGATTTCAAATACCTCGTCAACCATTGCCACATCCACGACATAGGCGTCATCCTCGACTGGGTACCCGCACACTTCCCAACAGACGCACATGGACTCGCACAATTCGACGGCTCAGCCCTGTACGAACACGCCGATCCCCGGCAAGGCACACACCCCGATTGGGACACCTTAATCTTCAACTACGGACGCAATGAAGTACGCAATTTTCTGATCGCCAATGCCCTCTTCTGGATCGAAAAATATCACATCGATGGCTTGCGCGTCGATGCCGTTGCATCCATGCTCTACCTCGATTACTCGCGCAAAGAACGCGAATGGATCCCCAACCAATATGGCGGCAGAGAAAATTTAGACGCCATCGCCTTTATGCACCAGCTCAACACCCTCATCCACGAAAAATTCCCGGGCGTCTTGATGATCGCCGAAGAATCGACCTCCTGGCCCGGCGTCTCTCGCCCCGTTTATCTGGGTGGCCTCGGATTTGGATTCAAATGGAACATGGGCTGGATGAACGACACCCTGTCCTACATCTCCAAAGAACCCATCCACCGCAAATACCATCACGACAACCTCACCTTTGGCCTCGTCTATGCCTTCCACGAAAACTTTATCCTCGTACTCTCCCACGACGAAGTAGTTCACGGCAAACGCGCCCTCATCGACAAAATGCCCGGCGACCGCTGGCAAAAATTTGCCAATCTGCGCGCCTTTTATGCTTTTCAATACGCCCATCCCGGCAAAAAGTTGCTCTTTATGGGCAGCGAACTCGGCCAATGGCAAGAGTGGAACTCACAGGAAAGCGTCCACTGGCACCTCCTCGCAGAACCCGACCACGCGGACCTGAAGCGCTTTGTAAGAGACCTCAACACCCTCTACCGGGGAGAACCAGCACTCTACGAACGGGATTTTGAACCCGAAGGCTTTGAATGGATCTCGCTCCACGACGCCTCCAACAGCGTCCTATCCTTCCTGCGCCGCGCGCGATCACACGATACCCCTCTGATCTTTGCCTGCAACTTTACCCCCGTCCCAAGGGAAAACTACCGCATAGGCGTACCCACCCCGGGCACCTACCGCGAACTCATCAACAGCGACTCAGAACGCTACGGCGGCAGCAACATGGGCAACCTCGGCACCGTCCACACCGAACCCATCGCAAGTCACGGACATCCGCAATCCCTGCAAATCACCCTCCCCCCACTCGCCGCTGTCATGTTCAAACCCGAGTAA
- the glnE gene encoding bifunctional [glutamate--ammonia ligase]-adenylyl-L-tyrosine phosphorylase/[glutamate--ammonia-ligase] adenylyltransferase, with product MDIFDFDTPGTKDALAQAGFRDVERALQNLEELAGSEADGQLPDDFFQALVDAPDPDMALHNFVRIAHHASFLHTLKEQPELWRMLLCVLGGSPFMADMLVRDPDTFDWLTGAPDRIAQSCDKEQLLASFERAVEAVDTREDKLNAVRRVARRELLRIGVGDLAGGRAIQYVAADLSILADVCLQKLIDILLPDLQVRYGMPRNGDGQPVAFAIFGLGKLGGMELNFSSDIDLMFVYSAEGNTDGERSVTNQEFFTRLCEQIVRAATEVTPEGFLYRMDMRLRPDGAAGALVMPLAGYEGYYMRRGELWERQMLIKARCCAGSEALGQRFLKMVQPFVYPRYFDTSPATEINRVKARIEDQIGSKGQRETHLKLRSGGIRDIEFIVQCLQLLVGRIHENARSDNTLEAIRQLQRVSALSGKEADQLRDAYVFFRRLEHRLQMMHNRSDYSLPEGEDEQRILARTMDMESAGAYRKILDVHLKAVQEVYAQIFTEAHESEGRSIGALVNMEIGDAEASGLLEEIGFDRPGEAHRNLIYLAFGHVPRIRGTRARQSFTELAPALMQALQESADPDQGLSNLESLVSAYGAGDMFFRILASNQGFRQLMLSLCVGSQFLVQVIRRNPGLLDWLVRPEVLYLDPEAEVLHLSPGVDALREQFRAQVEQYGDTSELVSVLNRIKHRELLRFGTRDLVGLTDSFETFEALTMLADVVVQVVYEVVYARLVEKRGVPRNHSGEEVGFVVLGLGKMGGDELSFGSDLDIVFVYGEDGETDGARPQGNLQFFIDLSQQMIAMLEQNTPQGKLYPVDPRLRPEGASGLLALSLESYSRYLETRASTWERMALSRSRVVAGDPVLGEKLLNLFEPFIVGSRFSDEEVATMLDIRKKMERKNGQRSRKVVSIKTDAGGIVDIEFIVQILQLKFAKDHPELRSANTLEALRRLVEGGFLEVEDAQRLQQAYVFLRTVEKVIRRQDEQARTHLPTEDRALAAVARAMGFDTAEVFEDVLKNDMAQTRAIFERVIDIA from the coding sequence ATGGATATTTTTGATTTTGACACACCCGGCACAAAAGACGCGCTTGCACAGGCGGGATTTCGAGATGTTGAACGCGCGTTGCAAAATCTCGAAGAGTTGGCTGGCTCAGAGGCTGATGGTCAACTTCCCGATGATTTTTTTCAGGCGTTGGTCGATGCGCCCGACCCCGATATGGCGCTGCATAATTTTGTGCGCATCGCGCATCACGCGTCATTTTTGCACACGCTCAAAGAACAGCCCGAGTTGTGGCGCATGTTGTTGTGCGTTTTGGGTGGTAGCCCTTTTATGGCTGATATGCTGGTGCGCGACCCCGATACCTTTGACTGGTTGACAGGTGCTCCGGATCGCATTGCACAATCGTGTGATAAAGAACAATTGCTGGCGTCTTTTGAACGGGCTGTCGAGGCTGTGGATACGCGCGAAGACAAGCTCAATGCTGTTCGGCGGGTTGCGCGACGCGAGTTGTTGCGTATTGGCGTAGGCGATCTGGCCGGTGGGCGCGCCATTCAATATGTTGCGGCTGATTTGTCTATTTTGGCAGATGTGTGTTTGCAAAAGTTGATTGATATTTTGTTGCCCGACCTGCAAGTGCGTTATGGCATGCCGCGAAATGGCGATGGACAGCCTGTGGCGTTTGCGATTTTTGGGTTGGGCAAGTTGGGCGGTATGGAACTCAATTTTAGTTCGGATATCGATTTGATGTTTGTCTATAGCGCCGAGGGCAATACGGATGGTGAACGGTCTGTGACCAATCAGGAATTTTTCACCCGATTGTGTGAGCAAATTGTGCGTGCGGCAACAGAGGTGACGCCCGAGGGGTTTTTGTATCGCATGGATATGCGCCTGCGTCCCGATGGCGCGGCTGGCGCGCTCGTGATGCCCCTTGCCGGATATGAGGGCTACTATATGCGGCGGGGCGAGTTGTGGGAGCGGCAGATGCTGATCAAAGCCCGTTGTTGTGCCGGGTCTGAAGCCCTGGGGCAGCGATTTTTGAAGATGGTACAGCCCTTTGTTTATCCGCGCTATTTTGATACCAGCCCGGCAACGGAGATCAACCGCGTTAAGGCGCGTATAGAAGATCAGATTGGAAGCAAGGGGCAGCGCGAGACGCATTTGAAGTTGCGCTCGGGTGGTATCAGGGATATCGAGTTTATTGTGCAGTGTTTGCAATTGCTGGTGGGGCGCATACACGAGAATGCGAGGTCGGATAATACGCTCGAGGCTATCCGGCAGTTGCAGCGTGTATCTGCGCTGTCGGGTAAGGAAGCCGATCAGCTAAGGGATGCTTATGTATTTTTCAGGCGTTTGGAACACCGCTTGCAGATGATGCACAATCGCAGTGATTATTCGCTGCCCGAAGGAGAGGATGAACAGCGCATATTGGCGCGCACAATGGATATGGAATCTGCTGGGGCGTATCGCAAAATACTGGATGTCCATTTGAAGGCTGTACAGGAGGTGTATGCCCAGATCTTTACGGAGGCGCACGAGAGCGAGGGTCGTTCTATAGGCGCGCTGGTAAATATGGAAATAGGCGATGCAGAAGCCAGCGGGTTGTTAGAAGAGATTGGGTTTGATCGGCCGGGCGAGGCGCATCGCAATCTCATTTATCTGGCTTTTGGGCATGTGCCGCGGATTCGGGGCACGCGAGCGCGTCAGAGCTTTACAGAATTGGCACCGGCATTGATGCAGGCACTTCAGGAGTCCGCCGATCCCGATCAGGGGTTGAGCAATCTGGAGAGTCTGGTGTCTGCTTATGGCGCGGGCGATATGTTTTTCCGCATTTTGGCATCCAATCAGGGGTTTCGCCAACTGATGTTGTCACTGTGTGTGGGCAGCCAATTTCTGGTTCAGGTGATAAGGCGCAATCCCGGATTGCTCGATTGGCTGGTTCGCCCAGAGGTTTTGTATCTGGATCCGGAAGCAGAGGTTTTGCATCTCAGTCCGGGTGTGGACGCTTTGCGAGAACAGTTTCGCGCACAGGTTGAGCAGTATGGCGATACGTCCGAATTGGTGAGTGTTCTAAACAGGATAAAACATCGCGAGTTGCTGCGCTTTGGTACGCGCGATCTCGTGGGCTTGACCGATTCGTTTGAAACATTTGAGGCGCTGACGATGTTGGCCGATGTGGTTGTGCAGGTGGTTTATGAGGTGGTTTATGCGCGGTTAGTCGAAAAGCGCGGGGTACCGCGCAATCACAGCGGTGAGGAGGTCGGGTTTGTGGTGCTGGGTCTGGGCAAGATGGGTGGGGACGAATTGAGTTTCGGTTCGGATCTGGATATCGTATTTGTATATGGTGAAGATGGCGAAACAGATGGCGCAAGGCCGCAGGGGAATTTGCAATTTTTTATCGATCTGTCACAGCAGATGATCGCGATGCTGGAGCAGAATACCCCTCAGGGTAAGCTCTATCCGGTGGATCCGCGGTTGCGTCCCGAGGGGGCGAGCGGGCTTCTGGCACTGTCTCTGGAATCTTATAGTCGCTATTTGGAGACGCGCGCGTCAACGTGGGAGCGCATGGCATTGTCTCGCAGCCGGGTCGTCGCTGGCGATCCAGTTTTGGGAGAAAAGTTGCTGAATTTGTTTGAGCCTTTTATTGTGGGTAGCCGGTTTTCGGATGAGGAAGTTGCCACGATGCTGGATATTCGCAAGAAGATGGAGCGCAAAAATGGGCAAAGATCCCGTAAGGTGGTGAGTATTAAAACAGATGCGGGGGGGATTGTAGATATTGAGTTTATTGTACAAATTTTGCAGTTGAAGTTCGCCAAAGATCATCCGGAGTTGCGCAGTGCCAATACGCTTGAGGCACTGAGAAGATTGGTAGAGGGCGGATTTTTGGAGGTAGAAGATGCACAACGTCTCCAGCAAGCGTATGTGTTTTTGCGTACTGTAGAAAAAGTGATCAGGCGCCAGGACGAGCAGGCACGTACCCATTTGCCCACCGAAGACCGCGCGTTGGCAGCAGTGGCACGGGCGATGGGGTTTGATACGGCTGAGGTGTTTGAAGATGTTTTGAAGAACGATATGGCACAGACGCGGGCAATTTTTGAGCGGGTGATAGATATCGCGTAG
- a CDS encoding pyridoxal phosphate-dependent aminotransferase, producing MNIANRMSLLGTESAFEVLVKARALEAMGHDVVHLEIGEPDFDTPAHIVEAGQRALSDGFTHYGPPVGLPELREAIAEEISTTRQIDVHPDQVVVTPGAKPIMFYSILALAEQGDEVIYPNPGFPIYESVIRFAGAQPVPVPLTEDRGFSLDADQLRDLVTERTKLIILNSPQNPTGGVIPEGDLKAIAEVAVEHQIPVLSDEIYSRMVYGDAFHSISACEGIADLLIILDGFSKTYAMTGWRIGYGVMPINLVPHFDRLMVNSNSCTAAFTQMAAVAALKGPQDAVGDMMDAFRKRRAIIVEGLNAIEGITCPMPEGAFYAFPNIMGLGKSSADVADMILNEGHVACLAGSDFGEYGEGYLRFSYANSVENIEKALARIRLCAERLASVKADPGAV from the coding sequence ATGAATATTGCAAATCGCATGTCGCTGTTGGGTACAGAGTCTGCTTTTGAGGTGCTGGTAAAGGCGCGCGCGCTGGAGGCGATGGGGCACGATGTGGTGCATTTGGAAATTGGCGAGCCGGATTTTGATACGCCCGCGCATATTGTCGAGGCGGGGCAAAGAGCGCTGTCAGATGGGTTTACGCATTACGGTCCGCCCGTGGGATTGCCCGAGTTGCGCGAGGCAATAGCGGAAGAGATTTCGACAACGCGGCAGATTGACGTGCATCCCGACCAGGTGGTGGTGACACCCGGTGCCAAGCCGATTATGTTTTATTCTATTCTCGCATTGGCAGAGCAGGGTGATGAGGTGATTTATCCGAATCCGGGTTTTCCGATTTACGAGTCGGTGATTCGCTTTGCAGGTGCGCAACCCGTGCCTGTGCCTTTGACGGAGGATCGCGGGTTTAGCCTGGATGCGGATCAATTGCGCGATCTGGTGACGGAGCGCACAAAGCTGATTATTCTAAATTCACCGCAAAATCCCACGGGCGGCGTGATTCCAGAAGGCGATTTGAAGGCGATTGCCGAGGTGGCGGTCGAGCACCAGATTCCCGTGTTGTCCGATGAGATTTATTCCCGGATGGTCTATGGCGATGCGTTTCACAGCATTTCGGCGTGTGAGGGTATTGCCGATTTGTTGATTATTCTCGATGGGTTTTCCAAGACGTATGCGATGACGGGCTGGCGCATTGGTTATGGGGTGATGCCGATAAATCTCGTGCCGCATTTTGACAGGCTGATGGTTAATAGCAATTCGTGTACGGCTGCGTTTACGCAAATGGCGGCTGTGGCTGCGTTGAAGGGTCCGCAGGATGCAGTTGGGGATATGATGGATGCGTTTCGCAAACGGCGTGCGATTATTGTTGAGGGTTTGAATGCGATTGAGGGGATTACATGCCCGATGCCCGAGGGGGCTTTTTACGCGTTTCCAAATATTATGGGATTGGGCAAGTCGTCTGCGGATGTCGCGGATATGATTTTGAATGAGGGACACGTAGCGTGTCTGGCGGGGTCGGACTTTGGGGAATACGGCGAGGGGTATTTGCGGTTTTCTTACGCGAATTCTGTGGAAAATATCGAAAAGGCTCTGGCGCGCATCCGATTGTGTGCAGAAAGGTTGGCGTCTGTTAAAGCCGATCCAGGAGCGGTATGA
- a CDS encoding dihydrodipicolinate reductase — MHSPIRIAQIGLGPLGQMLTPYLVKRSGIEIVSAIDIDPSKTNRDLGEVSQCARPLGIAITDDLDRGLADADLAVVTTVSELQRIAPTLKEIIDQGVNIVSTCEELSYPWTTQPELSATIDTWAKERDVSVLGTGINPGFLMDFLPTAATGVCHTVQSIRIERTQDASARRLPFQQKIGAGLTVEEFQNLVAQQKIRHVGLTESMHMIAARLGWQLDHTEDIVEPVLAEPGHCAGVLQTGRGYHNGREVLTLIFKAAVGQLIHNGESIESQEHIQINGTPAYDLIIPGGINGDIATCAVIANAIPIVASAAPGLRTMIDIPPLSCAQEIPEG; from the coding sequence ATGCACTCTCCAATACGCATCGCACAAATCGGCCTTGGGCCACTCGGCCAGATGCTCACCCCTTATCTGGTAAAACGATCGGGCATTGAAATCGTCAGTGCCATTGACATTGACCCATCCAAAACAAATCGCGACTTGGGCGAAGTGAGCCAATGCGCCCGCCCCCTCGGCATAGCCATCACCGATGATCTCGACAGGGGATTGGCCGACGCAGACCTCGCCGTAGTGACAACCGTATCAGAACTCCAGCGCATCGCCCCCACATTAAAAGAAATTATCGACCAGGGTGTCAACATCGTCTCAACCTGCGAAGAACTGTCTTATCCCTGGACAACACAACCCGAATTATCCGCAACCATCGACACCTGGGCAAAAGAACGCGACGTCTCAGTCCTCGGAACCGGCATCAACCCCGGCTTTCTCATGGACTTCTTGCCCACAGCGGCCACCGGCGTGTGTCACACCGTGCAATCCATTCGCATAGAACGCACCCAGGACGCCTCTGCGCGCCGCCTCCCCTTTCAGCAAAAAATAGGAGCGGGACTCACCGTTGAAGAATTTCAAAACCTCGTCGCCCAACAAAAAATCCGACACGTCGGCCTCACCGAATCCATGCACATGATCGCGGCGCGATTGGGATGGCAACTCGACCACACCGAAGACATCGTAGAACCCGTTCTCGCAGAACCGGGACATTGTGCAGGCGTACTGCAAACGGGACGGGGATACCACAACGGACGGGAAGTCCTCACCCTCATCTTCAAAGCCGCCGTCGGACAACTAATACACAATGGCGAATCCATCGAATCCCAGGAGCACATCCAGATCAATGGCACGCCCGCTTACGACCTCATCATACCCGGCGGCATCAACGGCGACATCGCCACCTGTGCAGTCATCGCCAATGCTATCCCAATAGTCGCATCTGCCGCACCCGGACTGCGCACCATGATCGACATCCCCCCACTCTCCTGCGCCCAGGAAATCCCCGAGGGATAA
- a CDS encoding HAD-IA family hydrolase, which translates to MTIRAIIFDMDGTLTESYINWPELRSKINCPPEKTIIQHIDNLPAKQRKQANDILLEKEWEAAQHAAIRAGATELIDALRARKYKLGLVTNNHGAAMHRVINRLNRVFDIALSRDDGPIKPSPYLIHKTLQALDTSPNEAISIGDSRYDLMASAAARVRCIHFTDGASDLTHDLQVASLPAIIPLLDRL; encoded by the coding sequence ATGACTATTCGCGCCATCATCTTCGACATGGACGGTACGCTCACAGAATCGTACATCAACTGGCCGGAATTGCGATCAAAAATCAATTGCCCCCCCGAAAAAACCATCATCCAACACATCGACAACTTACCCGCAAAACAACGCAAACAGGCCAATGACATCCTTCTCGAAAAAGAATGGGAGGCAGCACAACACGCCGCCATTCGCGCTGGTGCAACAGAACTAATCGACGCACTACGAGCGCGCAAGTACAAACTCGGCCTGGTCACCAACAACCACGGCGCCGCCATGCACCGTGTGATCAATCGACTCAATCGCGTCTTTGACATCGCCCTCAGCCGAGACGACGGTCCCATAAAGCCCAGCCCTTACCTCATCCACAAAACACTCCAGGCCCTCGACACTTCCCCAAACGAAGCCATAAGTATTGGCGACAGCCGCTACGACCTAATGGCCAGTGCCGCCGCCCGCGTGCGCTGTATTCACTTCACCGATGGCGCATCCGACCTCACGCACGATCTCCAGGTCGCGTCACTACCTGCGATCATACCGCTCCTGGATCGGCTTTAA
- a CDS encoding P-II family nitrogen regulator — MKKIEAYIKPFKLDEVKEALTELGLVGMSVGEYRGFGRQRGHREFYRGSEYHVDFLPKLKIELVVADDELEKAIEAILEAATTGEVGDGKIFVSTVEQAIRIRTRETGEAAL; from the coding sequence ATGAAAAAAATTGAGGCGTATATCAAGCCGTTTAAGCTGGATGAAGTAAAGGAAGCACTCACCGAATTGGGATTGGTGGGGATGTCAGTTGGCGAATACCGGGGGTTTGGCCGCCAGCGAGGGCATCGGGAGTTTTACAGAGGCAGCGAATATCACGTGGATTTTTTGCCAAAACTCAAAATTGAACTGGTGGTCGCTGACGATGAGTTGGAAAAGGCGATTGAAGCTATCCTGGAAGCTGCCACCACGGGCGAAGTCGGCGATGGGAAGATTTTTGTGAGTACTGTTGAACAAGCGATCCGCATTCGCACGCGAGAGACAGGAGAAGCGGCGTTATAG